From Carassius auratus strain Wakin chromosome 9, ASM336829v1, whole genome shotgun sequence:
ACTATGTAACACGAGTTTTAATGACACACAGATCTCCAAATGGATGCGTACACAGCGGTCCAAAGCAGATGTGCTCACCTGCAAACCCTGCCGCTGCAACTCCCAGCCCCACTGCCATCAGACAGccaccctgaaacacacacaaacatcacatcACTTCGATAATTAATAACAAACACAACTCAAACACTGGCAGAGAAGGATTTTAAACATAAGATGAAACACACAAGGTTCTCCCATAGAAGATCATCAAAGATTTAAAAACCAGACTAGACTTCCACTGGAAATTTAAGATTCTTCCTAGAgcttttttgttaatttgttaagATTCCAAATTCCAAAAATTCCATATAGATTTCCACTGACTGATAAATCATTGCACTGTATGATTCATGAATTAATGCTTCCGTGTCATACAGTTCAGATTTAAAGCCCTCTAACATTTAagatgttctatctatctatctatcttctcaGACAATACcccaaaatttataaaaacaccCAGAATGCCCCAGCTATTTATGTTACTTCAAAAAGCATAGCAAAGACCTAGAATGCACCAGAAACCACCAGGAACACCTTTATAGAGACCATTTGTATCCATAAGGTGCATATAAAATTTTGACtttcaaataaggctttgacaaaCAAGATTGACAAATGACTAACGTTATACTTATTAAATCAACTTGTATGTTATGTATAGCTTTTGGTGGGCCATAAAGTGTTAATTTCCCGTCACAACACttacataatcattattgggtCATTTTTGTTAATGCATCAGTTAAACATTCATTAGATGTTGAATTGTTACAACAtctctggttaaaaaaaaaaaaaaaaaagaaacaaaaaaggtaAAAGTCTTCAGATAAATGCTTTGAGTTTCAGATGTGAGCAGCAAGGTCAATGTGAGCACACACAGATGCAACTCTCATGACACTAGCTCAGTCATTTCACAGTAAAACAGTGTATGTGCTCCGGACTCTCCAGCGCGAAATTTACTCACAAGGCGTTTGTCAATATCTGTCTCACTCTGCCCGGTGGATCTCGGTGTATATTCAGCATTTCTCATGAAGTCCCCCTCCATCACTACACCACTGGAGCTCGCCATGCTGAAGATGATGACAGACCATACATCTACGGAGACACCAGAGGGACAAACTTCGCGCTGCTACGGGGTCTCGCGATTCCAAAACAGAGCAACGCGTTTTCATACCTCACAGATTCGTGTGCCCCAAACCTCCAAAAACAAACTGTAACTGCCAAGAATTACCGTGTGTTTAAAAAGCTTTTAAGCACTATGTTTCATATGAATACTGGTGTTAAGCGGGCAATCCCACACAGACCGACTATGCCATACAACTCTCTGTCAATGCCAGTGATCAGCTGTTCAGGTGTAGCCTACGTAAAGTAGCTACAGGAAACACTCACGACACAATAATAAACAGACATGAATCGATCTACACATCTACAGCGTAATCCCAGAGGGAGCCGGGCATATAGAGGAAATGAAATAAACCAAAACAGCAATATGACGAACAACGAGCAAAGGAATGAAAATTATTGTGAGAATAACTCACCTAACGTTAGTAACGTTACTTCAAACCCTCAGAATCAGCCAACACAGTGAGTACAGTAGGCTACAACTGAAAAATATCATGAATTTCACTCTCATACTAGGTGTTAACGCTTGATATACTAGtaataacatatttataaaataatatatatgattaaaaaaaaacattaaaatacataaacaatttttcgttatttttttttacgttttaataTCTAACGTTATCATTATTTCGATGTGTCTGAGCTAACGATCGGTCATTTTGGAGATTAAATCTACATTTATTGATAGATATTTCTATATAAACCGGAAGCTACTTTAGTTTCACTTTCGTTTCTGTAAAAGCATTATGAAGAAGTGAAACTCAGATACTAATATTTGGCAACTGAGTCCAGAATTACAGTATTGTGAGGAGGGGCAGTTGTCTTGGATTCCACgcgcttgtttttttttccatattcatGGATTTTCCccctatatttattcatttccatATTTATCTATTTTCGAATCATAAGAGATAGTAAATGTCAACATTAAAACACATACATGTAAATAAACAGGCTAGTAAAatatcattcaaaaacaaaacaaacgctACAATCCTCTGGTGGACAGTACAAATACGAggttttcaatataaaataaaaacaggcaggttttttgagtaaataaaatgcCAACTTTTTATAGCCTATACATTTTATTAAGTAGGCTACATACATCTATCATTTCTTAAATTATATCCAAATGTTtgccttttattttcatttagtagCCTACGTTGTTAAATATCATAGACCTATTTCATGTATTAACTAACTATTTTTAGTAAAGGAATAAGCTGCTATcacatgacaaaatgttaatgaaCAAACATCATTAACTACTGtgtaaataaaattgacaaataaTCAGACTTTGCCGCCATAATTAGTTCAAATAAAATAGTCAATTGCTTCATTATTGTTAATCAATATgtgatatttttaattatgtgagaagctttttgtcattttaacttcTCTGTTCTTTGGTGACCATATTGCTAAGTTTTCGTGTAGTAACAATAACTGtatatttatgatatttctgCAGGAATTTGGTTTCATGGTGAATTTTTGTAAGGGGAATTCCAGTTACTTGTGTCCATGTCATTGGTTTGTTTATTAGATTAGGCCTAATGTATTATTTACTGTAAAGTATGGAACTGCTGCCTGTACTCTCTATATTTGTGTTCAGTTTCAACGCGCctaattttaatcattttgattTATACCACATGACTCATTGTTTGATGTGTCGTCAGGCAGCACATTTGGGGTTATTTGTGATGTCAGGGGATCAGCTATGATACAGATGTGTTTTGGAATGGATTTTGACAGCTGCATTATTTGGGGTGTGTGTATTGTGTCACCATCAAATATGATGGGGCTGGAGGGGAAGTTCCCCAGAGTTGTTTGTGaaaaattctgactttacgtAAGAAAAGATGACTTGTGCCACACCACATTGAGACATTGCTGACATATGAGGCTGATAAGTTCACAACATGGATGGAATCTGAACTTGAAAACAAATGTACCTTAATGCATGCCATTTGCCCACAGTGCGGATGGATACACCAAGATACCACCAAATGAATCAAGACGGAGCGAACTGCAGAGGAGTAAGTCATAACATGACTGTTGTTGTATTTTCCATCTTCATGTGATCCAGATGTGTGTCTAATTGCTACCATCAGGTGCAGTTTCAGCATGTTTATCTTCAAGAGAAGACagatttttcttgttgttgttataatataGTTCATTATTatctaaaggctggaatacaccacattatatttaaaatctgaacaaatacatttaaaaacactagCCATCATACACTTGCTATCTATTTAAATagttacagaaagaaaaaaaaacttattgtaGCATCACTAAATGACTGAAATTAGCttgaaatatcaaatatcaaacatttgtttaaagctaaaaaaaaaaatcatggtctGTTCCCATCATACACAGTCTTTTAAATGAAGGTACCAGAAGAAGGGGTTGCAGTGATACAACAGAAgaacataaaacattaacaataaaaaaaaaaaacatgtttttcgtagagtgtgaagaacatttaaaacgaaaaaaacaaacgttttactataatgaacttttatttgtttttttgcaatgaaaagtGTTAGTTAAAGGATAAAAGTTTACTTTGTTtgaatgaattgaattgaaaattaaTTGTACCTcctaaaatggcaaaatttgtgtagtgtattccagcctttcaTTAATGTCTCTCTTAAAAATTGTGTAGTAATTAGTCATTTAGTAGCATGCCCTTTGCAAACTTCTATTTTGCCAGCCCTGATCTTCAGCCATTGTCACAAACCCTATctgtgttttgaaataaaatgcatttctctCTCTGCAGCTGCACAGGAAGGAGAGGAGAAACTGAGGAGACTGAAAGAGGAGAAACGCCCTGGTCCCATTCAACTGGCCCCAGAGAAACTAAGTAATATGGAGATGAAATATATggaagtcctgatctgaaaaaaaaaaagacacaaagcaAAGGAAAGCTGCTAATGTATTCACTCTCACAGGTGGTGCAGAATCACTGGCAGAAGTCAGACAAAGACAGCAGGAGGATTTACGCCGGTCAAAGCTGAGAAAAAAGGTTAGTACCTGCTTAAAATGTCTGGTTCCTTTCCCAAAAACGTGTGGTGTGTTgcattacagtacatttaaatatcTCTACAGCTTCAAAAAGAGGAAATGGATCAAAATAAGAGACAGGCAGAGGAGCAGAAGAATGAGAGGATGAAGGCCTTACAGCGAGAGAAGGTACAGCTCAAGAGATTTTttacatctgattttttttcacagcgtTTCCGCAGGGCATTGTGTTACTCTCATGCATCTGCAAATCGTCATATGGTCATCTGGCTTGTGTTTGGATTCAGTGCTTTTTTATGATGCCTTTGTAATTCAGACTTTATAACTCCAGATGTCACTGCAGGCAACTTGCAAGTTATGTTCTTTGcaattaaatactataatagacTTCAGCCTTCAGTGCTGCTGCCGCATGAGCTTTGCGTGATTGATGAGTTTAATTATTTCAGCAGCCACAGTTCATTTGCTAAAACATGCTCCGGTCACTGTTTGGCCCTTCTCGTAGTGTAATAATGGTTTACTTTAGGGACCTTAAGCAGATAAGCTTGGAAATCTGGaatactggaaataaataaaatgaaagaaaatgtttttaattaaattagattGAGCTTTATTGACACTGTGGAAAGTACAAATACAGGGCCACCGAAATGCAGTCAGCATCTAACAAAGTGCAATCTGGGAATGACAAAAGAATGACAACACTATGAAAATATGTGGTTCAattacatataaatgttatttcttacatttcagcaacaatcatatttaaataattaaaatgtaaagattttgCACTAATTAATGTTCAGTAATCAAACtatttgtaatgaaaaatgtggcatttaattagaaaaatgcTACATTTTCACTAGTGGTCTGGTCTCAGATGGACCacagtgtatttttgtatttttatgcatatatatatatatatatatatatatatatatatatatatatatatatatatatatatatatatatatatctaggaTCAGTTCACACTATTAATTACCTACTAGCTATGACTTGTCCTCtgtaaatttataataaacattattatactGTAGTTCATTTGCAGATTAAGCTGAAGGAGAATTAAGTATTttaacatctaaagtgcacatatcATGTCTAATGCATTGCAGGCCAGAAAACTAGAGATGAGTAAAAAGCAAGGAGACGAACAGAGACAGAAGCTGTACCAAGACGACAAACAAATGTACGTCAACACACACCTTTCTACACCTTGCCAGATTTAAAGTGTACTTTGTTTAAAGAAGGAAATAGGATGTTAAGCTGCACTACAGCCCATTGTCCATAGACCTGTAATTATTTCTTGACTGGCTCTAAACAAAAGGCATATTTTGCATTGAACTTGGGCCAAGGATGAACATGTGCATTCAAGTTTATCCTTGCCCCGAGTTCAATGAAAAATATGCCTTTTGTTAAGAGCCTGTCAAGAGATaattcaaaaacattgcaaggaATCCTACAAGACGCTGCAGGCAATGAAGCTTCTTTCATTATTTACCATTGTTTCAGCACAAACCTAGCTTTATTTCCACCGAAGTCGAATACAAAAGAAGAAATCTGATGCTGCTCTTTATAATACAGTTAAAACAAATGGGTGATCAGAGGCTATTAAGCTccaatttgaatgaatgaatgaatacataaataatcgttaaaaaaagcataataattGTAGTCCATACAAATTCTGCACCATATTCTATATTTTCTAaagtttttcttctttaaaataaCTCCCTTTGGCTTAacttttaaaggggtagttcacccaaaaataaaaatgttgtcatcatttactcacctttatgtcaTTCTTAacctgtatacattttttttcttatgttaaaTACTAAGAAGTCTAATTTCTAATTGTCATACCATTCGAATTTCATAttaagaaaacaatttttttactcaaaaagcTAATTATGCTTCCTTTGAactggttgtctttaaaatacaaatcttgtgTAATCCCAGGCTCATAAACACATAGTCCTTTCTGGATTACAATCCGCcatcaaaatgatacatttaatttttccagCTGCTGGGAGAAAAGGCTATAAACGATCCtccacctgcaggatcctcacatgcGATAGCCGAGGAgctggtgtcctgacattttatcctacatgtcagattttcctaccaggGTTTACTGCGCATGTCAGTATTCcgtcctttttctcatgctaaacaacaatatttcatgtatctgcattactgtaagggtaggtttagggttgggttagatgtagactttaataaaatgatctaacaggtagaaaaaaatatttattgctagtctcctgtagctgtatccttctagctacaaccgcaaATATAACACACAATTACTGTATTTGCTGTACCataagggtaggtttaggcttgTGGCATTTTTCATtgtcgaattgtactacccattgttttaatgggaggtagcaaaatctgacgGGGTAgcacaaatcgacagaacacctggacaacttctttatgtttacagACGTGACGTAATGACGTGGCAGCATGCTCAAATTTCCTGTGAAAACCTGCCCTcaccactcaaattagaaaacattattataagctTAACGTTGTAAATCATGCTAAAGTAAGGCAATAGTTTTGAGcactggctggttatgtacttatgtagctcaaatattgatttctgatcatttttttaaccaaaacaagttatggactgcagctttaaatatatatgcatggatgtgtatttatatagacataatgaatatacacagtacacacacacatagtatatattatgtaaacaaaagcttttatttggatgtgattaattgtgattaatcatttgacagcactaatatatatatatatatatatatatatatatatatatatatatatacacacacacacacacacacacacatatatatatatatataattttatacagttataaatatattaatatgtattaaatatatattaaaatcaattaatatttaattatctgtaagatatatatttatatattattacacaaaTTAACTACTTAATCACACAagtttaatcatgattaattacacttaacattaaaatgttatataatatgttCACATTGAATATTCAAATGAATGTGGAAACAGCACTGCTGTAAATGTcaatatttctttaattaaatctACGATTGAAAGCCAGTATAACCAGTACTGATACTGAtgcctatattactttttttaaaatgaatgttattgtttttaatagatGAATGAGATTAGAGAGCATTCAAGACAGTCGGTAAAAAAGCAACATCCTCAGATGacttacacagtttttttttctgggagaAACAaaatcatatgggtttggaacgacatgaggatgagtaaatgacgacagaactttcattttttttggaTGAGCTATCCCTGTAATCACAATTATGTCCCTTCCTCCTGCAGGAAAACAGAGGAGTTTCTTCAAAGAATTGAGAGGTCAAGCAGTAGCGTTTCTATGGCAGCAAGCAAATCCATGCCAGCATCATCCTGGGTAAGACAGAGGCCAAAAATGCACTGCGTGCTCTATAGGCCTTAGTTCAAGCCTCTTGTGCATATTGTGCATAGCTGTGGCACTGAGGTTGCAGCCCAAGGCCCTGGAATAATTCACACCAATTGATCTgtctttaaaacatgttttcaaagcAAACAGTGCGCACTTGGGAGATTTCCTTGACATGGCACACTGGACTGCAGCAAAGAGTCAGCCTGCTGCTGGGCTCAGTCCCCTTCAATTATCTCCTCATTAGCCTCACACCAGAGTTCGCTGACTGAGTCCATCATAAAGCTTCCTCAGTTGTAAACAAGCAGCCTTCCGTTTCACGGTCAGCCAGCGCAAAGACGCAAGTCTTGCTTCTGTATGGTTGGGAAAGCAGAGTTCAGGGGACTTCCCAGAGTTCACAGCGAGCAAGCCTCACAAAAGGCAGAGAGGGGTCTGTTGAGAGACTGGTGTGGAATAACCTGTATGGTTTGAGTGAAAGTACCTGGAATGAAGCCAGAGGCTGAGCCTGTGACATACTGGAAGCAATCTGACAGGAAGTGTTTAGAGGTGTTAATTACAGCTAAGCCACTTGATTTCACTTGAATTCTGAGCAAGTTCGGTATGCTTCAGAATGCTCTTGTGGTCACCAAACACTGAGATATAGATCATGCAGTGcctgcatttttatttgatttatttatagccAAACCTTTCTTTAAAGTTCTGCTTGAAGAATCATCAAAAGTATTAAGATCTCCAC
This genomic window contains:
- the LOC113109024 gene encoding epithelial-stromal interaction protein 1-like, whose translation is MNRSTHLQRNPRGSRAYRGNEINQNSNMTNNEQRNENYCENNSPNVSNVTSNPQNQPTHADGYTKIPPNESRRSELQRTAQEGEEKLRRLKEEKRPGPIQLAPEKLSGAESLAEVRQRQQEDLRRSKLRKKLQKEEMDQNKRQAEEQKNERMKALQREKARKLEMSKKQGDEQRQKLYQDDKQMKTEEFLQRIERSSSSVSMAASKSMPASSWTKNHEYREARREEENADLLKKKEEQRRKAEVLEEKQKQQEEDRKRRTEADHQRVNMAFLDHLEASSSGMVPESTNVWLDDDDDDELQDTALSTVPNPSQVHTDCEEEDDCGHMWTLMKLQNRFPYYERVMLEDIVKQCNGNYQQAYELLDV